CAAAAGCTTGTAAAGAACAAGGTGCTGAACTTGCATTTACATACTTAAATGATGCTCTTAAGAAAAGAGTTGAGCCTATTGCTACAGAGTTTGGTAGTGGTGATTATGTATATGAACTAGATGTATCTAATGAAGAGCATATGGCAGGAATTGCGGCAAAAATTGAAAAAGACTTTGGAAAAATCGACTTTTTAGTACACTCTGTTGCATTTGCTCCAAAAGAGGCTTTATCTGAACCATTTATGAAAACATCTAAAGAGGCATTTAGAATTGCAATGGATATTTCAGTATATTCTTTAATTGATTTAACAAACCGTCTTGAGAGTGTTTTAGCAGATGATGCTTCTATCCTTACACTTTCATACCTAGGCGGACCTAAATATGTAGCAAACTATAATGTAATGGGTGTTGCAAAAGCTGCTCTAGAATCTACTGTGAGATATATGGCGGTAGATTTAGGTAAAAAAGGGCAACGTGTAAATGCAATCTCTGCAGGTCCTATTAAAACTTTAGCAGCTGCGGGAATCGGTGATTTTTCACAGATACTAAAATGGAATGAAACTAATTCTCCACTAAAAAGAAATGTGACAAT
Above is a window of Sulfurimonas marina DNA encoding:
- the fabI gene encoding enoyl-ACP reductase FabI, producing MVMKGKKGLIVGLANNKSIAYGIAKACKEQGAELAFTYLNDALKKRVEPIATEFGSGDYVYELDVSNEEHMAGIAAKIEKDFGKIDFLVHSVAFAPKEALSEPFMKTSKEAFRIAMDISVYSLIDLTNRLESVLADDASILTLSYLGGPKYVANYNVMGVAKAALESTVRYMAVDLGKKGQRVNAISAGPIKTLAAAGIGDFSQILKWNETNSPLKRNVTIDQVGNSAMYLLSDLASGVTGEVHYVDSGYNVMGMAAVESNDEGKTVLSWDVK